The Candidatus Abyssobacteria bacterium SURF_5 genomic interval CGCGTCCAATCTGGCCCGCACCTTTTCATATTCATCGTTCGTTCTGGGGCGGACCGCTTCTCGTTCAAGCTCCTTGCCAAGCACAAGATCAAGCGTGCTGATGACTACTTGAGCAACCCCGGCATTATCCAGCAGGCGCGGCAGCTTTTGGAGGCTGTCAAAGGCGGAATTGAGCAGCAAGTACGCTATGTGTATCGCCGGACGGATGCTCTTATTGGCTTCCTTTTCACGGTTCAGTTCTCGAATTGCTCTTAATACCGTTTCCAGACGAGTCCCTTTTCGGTAAGTGTCGTTCATCTCATCGCTACCAGCCAATGAAAAGGCGACCACATCAATCTGCTGCCGCACCAACGTCCAGATGACATTATCGTCAAGCAGCATTCCGTTTGTCGTCACTCCAACGCGGCAACCTGCTTTCTTTGCCATCTCGGCCATTGCGAAAAAATCGGGGTTCATGAAGGGCTCGCCCCAGCCCTGCAGATAAATGAGTTGTGTGCGGGAAGCGGCAGAAAGGATGCGTTTAAAGGCGTCAATGGGCAGATGCCGGTTTGCCCATTTCTCGCGGAAGATCGTGTGTGGGCAATAAATGCATCTTGCGTTGCAGAAGGTGGTAACTTCAACTTGAATCCAGTCTAATTCGGGCGAAAAGAGGCGGTGGAGATATCCGGGCCGAGGTATGGTCTTTTCGCGATTGTCACTCATGTATTATCAACTGGAGTAGATCACGTCTCTCTCATTTCAGAATTCCGAGCTTTGCCGCCCGACAATACCTGATTTAGCTCCCTTGCGTGTATGAAGTCCGCGACCTCAACTTTTGCGGAATTTACGCCGGGGACTGCCTTCAAGGCGTCACGGATGTCGACAGCCAGCCTGAAGGCGAGCGGGCAAAAGTAGGAGGTTGGCCGGAACAAGACGTGTACATTTCCCTGAGTTTCATCGATACTGACTTCGTGAACCAAACCCATGCGAACGACATTCAGTCCGGTTTCCGGATCGATTACCTGCGCGAGGCCCCGCATTATGTGATCCTTCAGTGTCATTGGAATCCTTTCTTGGCAAGCTCATTGCATTTTCATTTCTAAAAAGGTGATCAGGCAGTGATCATGCCAATGGATGGCGGTTTTCAGGATTAATTTAAATCCTTGCCATCGAACGACATGTAAAATTCCTGGCGCGGCGCCGTCAAACGCGGCGAACGCCGGTCGTTGCGGGAATGCATTTCCTACGCCTGCGGACAGTGCAGAAATGCATTGAGGTGACCCCTTCGGGCATATCGCACAGGCCGGGCGAGGACGGGGCGACAACCGAAGGGGCGACAAGTCTTCGAGAGCTTTACCTCCGCAGGACGTAATGATATCACCAGGCGCTTCTGAGAAAGGGCGGGACCAGAAAATGACTAGAATCGGCATCATCCGCTGCGAAAAAAAGAAGAACATTGTCCAATTACCAGTTGTCTGAAAAGCTTGAAAGGCACCGAACAGGCGTTTTCATTCTATGAAAGCGCCGAATTGATCGGTGTATTCACCTGCCGGTGTCCTGGCGATAAAGTCGTCGCCATGGCAAAGATATTGAAAAGCAAAGGTGCGGAGGCGATACATTTCTGCACCTGTGCGTTCGCTCATCGAGAAGATGGAAAATGGGTAATGGGCGGGGGATTTTGCGATCATTTAGACATGCTCCTGCGCGGAATCTCGGAGGAAGTGGGCATTCCTTGTCTCAAGGGGACGGCTCATTTGCCCGAGGGCTATGTAGTTGAAGTTTTTGAAGGGAAACAGGATTAACAAGCTCTGTCAGAGCTGTATTAGAGGTGTAGGGATGACTGATGCAGGTGTCGGAAAGAATGATGCGTTTGATGCTTTTCTGGAGCAATTACAGCAGTATATTTTAGATGAGACAAAGCGGGGCTTTGGAGATAAAGTCGTCGAGCGCTGGCAGCATCCTCTTTACATGCGAGCGATGGATGATGCCGATGGGCATGCCACGGTAAAAGGGATATGTGGCGACAGCATGGAAATTTTTCTCAAATTTCAAGACAACGCCGTTCTCAGCGCTTCGTTCCTCACTGACGGCTGCGGCGCGACGGTGGTATGCGGCTCTTATGCCGCGGAAATGTCTTTTGGCAAGGCGCCGGATGACCTGCTTGAAATCACGGGTGAAAGCATCCTAACGGAGCTTGGAGGGCTTCCTCCCGATCATCAGCATTGCGCCTTTCTTGCGGCCGCGTCGCTGCATGCGGCGGTTGACGATTACCTGGTCAAACTAGCGCGGAAACGCCGAACTGAAGGCGCGCTGGACGGCACATAGGCACCGATCAAATTCTCTTTTTCGCTTTTACGCAATACAGGCTTGAATGGGCCGGGTCCGCCGATTTAAAAAGTTCGGGTCCTCTTATTCCGAGGAAGTATTCCGTTTTTTCCAGTGCGAAGATTTGGGAAATCGCCTGTTCGATGGCTTTCAAGTTCACGTGCCTGATCTTATTGACGTAGGACTCAGGATCCCTCCTTTTCTGTTTGAAGAAGAACGATTCTGGATTCAGAAGCATAACAAGGATGGTTCCTCCAGGTCTGAGGATCCTCTCGCTTTCGCGGAGCGCTTCAGAATAGTTGTCTATAAACTGGAGAGACGCCACGTATATTATTGCGTCGAAGCTTGAGCTTTCGATATTAGTCTGCTCCGCTGAGCCCAGCACGGTCCTCACTTGATCGGGAGCTTGATTCAGAGCTTCTTGAGAAATATCCAGCCCCGTGACGTCAAATCCGTAATGACCAAGCATGCCCTCTATAATCGCTGGTCCACAGCCAACACTCAGGAGGTTTTTGCAACCGGCTAGTTCTCTCCGGAGATAGTCTACCTCTTGTTGGA includes:
- a CDS encoding iron-sulfur cluster assembly scaffold protein; protein product: MTDAGVGKNDAFDAFLEQLQQYILDETKRGFGDKVVERWQHPLYMRAMDDADGHATVKGICGDSMEIFLKFQDNAVLSASFLTDGCGATVVCGSYAAEMSFGKAPDDLLEITGESILTELGGLPPDHQHCAFLAAASLHAAVDDYLVKLARKRRTEGALDGT
- a CDS encoding radical SAM protein, giving the protein MSDNREKTIPRPGYLHRLFSPELDWIQVEVTTFCNARCIYCPHTIFREKWANRHLPIDAFKRILSAASRTQLIYLQGWGEPFMNPDFFAMAEMAKKAGCRVGVTTNGMLLDDNVIWTLVRQQIDVVAFSLAGSDEMNDTYRKGTRLETVLRAIRELNREKEANKSIRPAIHIAYLLLNSAFDSLQKLPRLLDNAGVAQVVISTLDLVLGKELEREAVRPRTNDEYEKVRARLDAIAAEAGRLNIDVHYQIRHPGKRRPVCTENVLRALFVSADGRVSPCVFTNLPLSDAAARMVEANGRPLEPLTFGNVSEQSLSRIWRTRTYAAFRHSHAAGKAAICRECPKLFIG
- a CDS encoding class I SAM-dependent methyltransferase, encoding MTSSYYESCRSDFWKRVFQQEVDYLRRELAGCKNLLSVGCGPAIIEGMLGHYGFDVTGLDISQEALNQAPDQVRTVLGSAEQTNIESSSFDAIIYVASLQFIDNYSEALRESERILRPGGTILVMLLNPESFFFKQKRRDPESYVNKIRHVNLKAIEQAISQIFALEKTEYFLGIRGPELFKSADPAHSSLYCVKAKKRI
- a CDS encoding metal-sulfur cluster assembly factor, whose protein sequence is MTLKDHIMRGLAQVIDPETGLNVVRMGLVHEVSIDETQGNVHVLFRPTSYFCPLAFRLAVDIRDALKAVPGVNSAKVEVADFIHARELNQVLSGGKARNSEMRET